One genomic segment of Candidatus Eisenbacteria bacterium includes these proteins:
- a CDS encoding YjgP/YjgQ family permease — protein sequence MRLLRSYILRLHLVPFLLGFGVITFILVMDTVFDHLDLIVNRGVPVVTVVELFLLSLGFVIALSVPCAVLVSALMTFGRLSQDNEITALRASGVHLFSVMIGPLIASAVLAMTLVGFNHFVLPETNHSFATLMLDIFRMRPTVRLQEGVFIRDFPGYDLLVRSVNGRTNELRGVIIYQREPGTPPKTILAEKGRLSYTPDGATVMLELEDGEIHDVPSEAGDASRYRRLRFKRHVINIMGAGGLLERSVREVRGNREMNAFMLLAQRDTTARQLREATANRRHRLEALGASSPLLRAFDQSQSRAGPGVGSLFARVMFGADPTRRLTKDRPDLRGELDLWQVERGAHLKRIANLSVEFHKKLALPFACVVFVLIGAPIGMRVRRTGPAVAFLSVVFFLFYWLCLIGGEELANRLWITPWLAMWLPNAILGLLGLRWTLAACEVRLPWHRRTRSSPAARPALA from the coding sequence GTGCGGCTCCTTCGTAGTTACATCCTCCGACTGCACCTGGTTCCGTTCCTTCTCGGCTTCGGCGTCATCACCTTCATTCTGGTGATGGACACCGTATTCGACCATCTCGACCTGATCGTGAACCGTGGGGTTCCGGTCGTCACCGTGGTCGAGCTGTTCCTGCTGTCCCTCGGATTCGTGATCGCCCTGTCGGTGCCGTGCGCGGTGCTGGTCTCGGCACTCATGACGTTCGGACGCCTGTCGCAGGACAACGAGATCACGGCACTGCGGGCGAGCGGCGTCCATCTGTTCAGCGTGATGATCGGACCGCTGATCGCCTCCGCCGTGCTCGCGATGACGCTGGTGGGCTTCAATCACTTCGTGTTGCCGGAGACCAACCATTCGTTCGCGACGCTGATGCTCGACATCTTTCGCATGCGCCCGACCGTACGGCTCCAGGAAGGCGTATTCATTCGCGACTTCCCGGGATACGACCTGCTGGTGCGTTCGGTCAACGGTCGCACCAATGAGCTGCGCGGGGTGATCATCTATCAGCGTGAGCCGGGCACTCCGCCCAAGACCATCCTGGCCGAGAAGGGTCGGCTTTCGTACACGCCCGACGGCGCGACCGTGATGCTCGAGCTCGAGGACGGCGAGATCCACGACGTTCCCTCGGAGGCCGGCGACGCGAGCCGCTACCGACGGCTCCGCTTCAAGCGCCACGTCATCAACATCATGGGCGCCGGCGGGCTGCTCGAGCGTTCGGTTCGGGAAGTACGGGGCAATCGCGAGATGAACGCCTTCATGCTGCTCGCCCAGCGCGACACCACGGCTCGCCAGCTGCGCGAGGCGACCGCGAACCGGCGCCATCGACTCGAGGCGCTCGGAGCCTCGAGCCCGCTGCTGCGCGCATTCGATCAGTCGCAGTCCCGTGCCGGGCCCGGCGTGGGCTCGCTGTTCGCCCGCGTGATGTTCGGAGCCGATCCGACCCGACGCCTGACGAAAGACCGTCCCGACCTGCGCGGCGAGCTCGATCTGTGGCAGGTCGAGCGCGGCGCCCACTTGAAGCGCATCGCGAACCTGTCGGTCGAGTTCCACAAGAAGCTGGCGCTGCCGTTCGCGTGCGTGGTGTTCGTCCTGATCGGCGCTCCGATCGGGATGCGGGTGCGACGCACCGGCCCGGCGGTGGCGTTCCTCTCGGTGGTGTTCTTCCTGTTCTACTGGCTGTGCCTGATCGGCGGCGAGGAGCTCGCGAACCGGTTGTGGATCACGCCGTGGCTCGCGATGTGGCTGCCGAATGCGATCCTCGGCCTGCTGGGCCTGCGCTGGACGCTTGCGGCGTGCGAGGTCCGGCTGCCGTGGCACCGCCGCACCAGGTCGTCCCCCGCCGCGCGGCCGGCGCTCGCATGA